A single genomic interval of Arthrobacter methylotrophus harbors:
- a CDS encoding phage holin family protein, whose translation MTDSEFPPTPAQAKADTTSLGDLLGEVSQDISTLIRQEVELAKVELKQSTARAGRGAGMLAGAGVAGHFVLLFLSVALWYALGVLMGLGWSAVVVAVLWAIVGAVLASKGRAELKSIKGMPQTAETIQEIPETLKPREEQR comes from the coding sequence ATGACCGATAGCGAATTCCCGCCGACCCCGGCACAAGCAAAGGCGGACACGACCTCCCTCGGAGACCTCCTGGGGGAAGTCAGCCAGGACATTTCCACCCTGATACGCCAGGAAGTGGAGCTGGCGAAGGTGGAACTGAAACAGTCCACCGCACGGGCGGGAAGAGGAGCGGGGATGCTGGCGGGTGCCGGCGTTGCCGGGCATTTTGTCCTCCTCTTCCTGTCGGTGGCCCTTTGGTACGCATTGGGCGTTCTGATGGGGCTGGGGTGGTCCGCCGTCGTTGTGGCGGTCTTGTGGGCGATCGTGGGCGCCGTCCTGGCATCCAAGGGACGAGCGGAGCTCAAATCCATCAAGGGCATGCCCCAGACAGCCGAAACAATCCAGGAAATCCCAGAAACACTCAAACCACGCGAGGAACAACGATGA
- a CDS encoding HNH endonuclease: MVAIILGWNPGRGNDWDYDAVIEQVTETGQFLDRWNVGVHRRIQPGNQAWLLLQGGGLHGHGLIGHGVVMSESYEAPRRPTPNSSVPNGTERYVSVAFDALLPLGGQIPSSVLSSEVPDVAWNTFRGSGRLIPLESEPLLQRVWREHGPAASEPCGTVPGTYPEEAVSRIETNRYERNLEARRICLAFHGMSCAVCGFSFEITYGDIGKDFVHVHHVVPVSQLGSGYQLDPIADLVPLCGNCHVMAHLGVGTPRSVAELRQAIAAAGHLPGQIVDDEALAAQDAALRILEQRQP; the protein is encoded by the coding sequence ATGGTAGCCATCATCCTGGGATGGAACCCAGGGCGTGGGAACGATTGGGACTACGACGCGGTGATCGAGCAGGTCACCGAAACAGGTCAGTTCCTGGACCGGTGGAACGTCGGGGTACACCGAAGGATCCAGCCAGGCAATCAAGCATGGCTTCTCCTGCAAGGCGGGGGTCTCCACGGACACGGGCTCATCGGACACGGCGTCGTCATGTCCGAAAGCTATGAGGCACCCAGGCGCCCCACGCCGAACAGTTCCGTACCGAACGGTACCGAGCGGTACGTCAGCGTGGCCTTCGATGCCCTGCTCCCCCTCGGCGGCCAGATACCGTCGAGTGTCCTCTCCAGTGAAGTGCCGGACGTGGCTTGGAACACCTTCCGTGGCTCCGGACGGCTTATCCCCTTGGAATCGGAACCGCTCCTCCAGCGAGTGTGGCGCGAGCACGGACCAGCGGCTTCCGAGCCATGCGGGACCGTTCCCGGAACCTATCCGGAAGAAGCCGTCAGCCGGATCGAAACGAACCGATACGAGAGAAACCTTGAAGCCCGCCGGATCTGCCTGGCTTTCCACGGAATGTCTTGCGCCGTGTGCGGTTTCTCCTTCGAAATAACGTACGGGGATATCGGCAAAGACTTCGTCCACGTCCACCATGTGGTGCCGGTTTCACAACTTGGCAGCGGCTACCAGCTGGATCCGATAGCCGATCTCGTACCGCTGTGCGGCAACTGCCACGTGATGGCGCACCTGGGCGTGGGTACCCCTCGTTCCGTGGCGGAATTGCGGCAGGCTATCGCCGCCGCCGGACACTTGCCGGGCCAGATAGTCGATGACGAGGCGCTGGCCGCCCAAGACGCAGCCCTCCGGATTCTCGAGCAGCGACAGCCATAG
- a CDS encoding ATP-dependent Clp protease ATP-binding subunit: MFERFTDRARRVVVLAQEEARMLNHNYIGTEHILLGLIQEGEGVAAKALESLSISLEGVREQVQEIIGQGRQAPSGHIPFTPRAKKVLELALREALQLGHNYIGTEHILLGLIREGEGIAAQVLVKLGADLGRVRQQVIQLLSGYEGKDTPGSVAGPGQAEVAPAGSVVLDQFGRNLTQAARENKLDPVIGREKEMERVMQVLSRRTKNNPVLIGEPGVGKTAVVEGLAQAIVRGDVPASLKDKQLYTLDLGSVVAGSRYRGDFEERLKKVLKEIRTRGDIILFIDEIHTLVGAGAAEGAIDAASILKPLLARGELQTIGATTLDEYRKHIEKDAALERRFQPIQVQEPSVAHTVEILKGLRDRYEAHHRVTITDGALAAAASLSERYVSDRFLPDKAIDLIDEAGARLRIRRMTRPPELKAMDERIAEVKMEKESAIDAQDFEGAASLRAKEQNLVAERREKELRWKSGGMGGNSEVDEELIAEVLANSTGIPVFKLTEAESSRLLKMEEELHKRVVGQDEAISSVSRAIRRTRAGLKDPKRPGGSFIFAGPTGVGKTELARALAEFLFADEEALITLDMSEYSEKHSVSRLFGAPPGYVGYDEGGQLTEKVRRRPFSVVLFDEVEKAHSDLFNSLLQILEDGRLTDSHGRVVDFKNTVIIMTTNLGTRDISKSVATGFQSGTDTTTGYNRMRARVTEELKQQFRPEFLNRVDDIIVFPQLTQDEIIEIVDLMIGRLEQHLADKNMGIELTAAAKVLLATRGYNPAMGARPLRRTIQREIEDQLSEKILFGELHPGDIVVVDVDGEGDDAKFTFAGNAKPRIPDALPAVS; the protein is encoded by the coding sequence ATGTTTGAGAGATTTACGGACCGTGCCCGTCGTGTTGTTGTGCTTGCCCAGGAAGAGGCACGCATGCTCAACCATAACTACATCGGTACCGAGCACATCCTTTTGGGTCTGATCCAGGAGGGTGAAGGCGTTGCCGCCAAAGCGCTTGAGTCCCTGAGTATTTCGCTTGAGGGAGTCCGCGAGCAAGTGCAGGAGATCATTGGCCAGGGCAGGCAAGCCCCGTCCGGTCACATCCCCTTTACCCCGCGCGCCAAGAAAGTGCTTGAGCTCGCGCTCCGGGAGGCCCTGCAGCTCGGCCACAACTACATCGGTACCGAGCACATCCTGCTTGGTCTCATCCGGGAGGGCGAAGGCATTGCCGCGCAAGTCCTCGTCAAGCTTGGCGCCGACCTGGGCCGCGTCCGCCAGCAGGTCATCCAGCTGCTTTCCGGTTACGAGGGCAAGGACACCCCTGGCTCAGTTGCCGGACCGGGGCAAGCGGAGGTGGCCCCCGCTGGTTCGGTGGTGCTGGACCAGTTTGGCCGCAACCTGACCCAGGCTGCACGCGAAAACAAGCTCGATCCCGTGATCGGCCGCGAGAAGGAGATGGAACGCGTCATGCAGGTCCTTTCCCGCCGCACCAAGAACAACCCGGTGCTGATCGGTGAGCCCGGCGTCGGCAAGACCGCCGTCGTCGAAGGCCTCGCCCAGGCGATTGTCCGCGGTGACGTCCCGGCGAGCCTGAAGGACAAGCAGCTTTACACACTCGACTTGGGCTCGGTGGTGGCCGGGTCCCGCTACCGTGGTGATTTCGAGGAGCGGCTGAAGAAGGTCCTGAAGGAAATCCGCACCCGCGGGGACATCATCCTCTTCATCGACGAGATCCACACCCTGGTGGGTGCCGGTGCTGCTGAGGGTGCCATCGATGCCGCATCGATCCTCAAGCCGTTGCTGGCCCGTGGTGAACTCCAGACTATCGGTGCCACCACCCTGGACGAGTACCGCAAGCACATCGAGAAGGATGCCGCTCTGGAGCGCCGCTTCCAGCCGATCCAGGTTCAGGAACCCTCAGTTGCCCACACCGTGGAGATCCTCAAAGGCCTGCGTGACCGCTACGAAGCGCACCACCGCGTGACCATCACGGATGGAGCGCTAGCGGCAGCGGCGAGCCTTTCGGAGCGCTACGTCTCGGACCGCTTCCTGCCGGACAAGGCGATCGACCTGATCGACGAGGCCGGTGCACGCCTGCGCATTCGCCGCATGACCCGTCCACCGGAGCTCAAAGCCATGGATGAGCGCATCGCCGAGGTCAAGATGGAGAAGGAATCGGCCATCGACGCCCAGGACTTCGAGGGTGCCGCCTCGCTGCGCGCGAAGGAGCAGAATCTTGTGGCCGAGCGCAGGGAAAAAGAGCTCCGATGGAAGTCCGGCGGCATGGGCGGCAATTCCGAGGTCGACGAGGAGCTGATCGCCGAGGTGTTGGCAAATTCAACCGGTATCCCGGTCTTCAAGCTCACCGAGGCAGAGTCGTCGCGTCTGCTGAAGATGGAAGAAGAACTGCACAAGCGGGTTGTTGGCCAGGATGAAGCAATTAGCTCAGTCTCGCGGGCCATCCGCCGCACCCGTGCAGGCCTGAAGGATCCCAAGCGGCCGGGTGGCTCGTTCATCTTCGCAGGGCCCACCGGCGTCGGCAAGACCGAGCTCGCCCGGGCCCTGGCTGAATTCCTTTTCGCCGACGAGGAGGCCCTTATCACGCTGGACATGTCCGAGTACTCCGAGAAGCACTCGGTCTCGAGGTTGTTCGGTGCACCTCCGGGCTACGTGGGCTATGACGAGGGTGGCCAGCTGACGGAGAAGGTCCGCCGTCGTCCGTTCTCCGTGGTGCTGTTCGACGAAGTGGAGAAGGCACACTCCGACCTTTTCAACTCACTCCTGCAGATCCTCGAGGACGGGCGCCTGACCGACTCCCATGGCCGGGTGGTGGACTTCAAGAACACGGTGATCATCATGACCACCAACCTGGGCACCCGGGATATTTCCAAGAGCGTGGCCACCGGCTTCCAGTCCGGCACGGACACCACCACTGGCTATAACCGGATGCGGGCGCGGGTTACCGAAGAGCTCAAGCAGCAATTCCGCCCCGAGTTCCTCAACCGCGTTGACGACATCATTGTCTTCCCTCAGCTCACGCAGGACGAGATCATCGAGATCGTGGACTTGATGATCGGACGGTTGGAGCAGCATCTGGCCGACAAGAACATGGGCATCGAGCTGACAGCCGCCGCCAAGGTTCTCCTGGCCACCCGCGGCTACAATCCCGCCATGGGTGCCCGGCCGCTCCGCCGCACCATCCAGCGCGAGATCGAGGACCAGCTCTCCGAGAAGATCCTCTTCGGCGAACTGCACCCGGGCGACATCGTGGTGGTGGACGTGGACGGCGAAGGCGACGACGCCAAGTTCACCTTCGCGGGCAACGCCAAGCCGCGCATCCCCGACGCGCTGCCCGCAGTGAGTTAA
- a CDS encoding YihY/virulence factor BrkB family protein has protein sequence MTTEHPAQTSTVKADRAPAADDSRKPASPTQVAKPTWAYIAKRTLREFGKDQCPDAAAGLTYYAVLSLFPALLALVSLLGLFGQAGRTTGALLDVVQKIAPGSTVDAIRQPIEELTTSGSAGFALLIGLATALWSASGYVGAFSRAMNRVYEVDEGRAFLKLRATMLGVTVLGIAVVALIAGMLAMSGPVADAAGTALGLDGDLLAVWSIAKWPVIILLVISVIAVLYYATPNVKQPRFRWMSIGSFIALLVFVLASVAFAFYVANFSSYNKTYGTIGGVIVALLWLWILNMSLLFGAEFDAEMERGRELQAGIDAEETIQLRPRGTKRSKKLQEQDEEEIRRGQALSEHNSRENI, from the coding sequence ATGACGACGGAACATCCCGCCCAGACAAGCACCGTCAAGGCGGACAGGGCCCCCGCTGCCGATGATTCCCGAAAACCGGCCAGCCCGACCCAGGTGGCCAAACCGACCTGGGCGTATATCGCCAAAAGAACCCTGCGCGAGTTCGGCAAGGACCAATGCCCTGACGCCGCAGCCGGCTTGACCTATTATGCGGTGCTTTCGCTCTTCCCCGCACTGCTCGCGCTCGTCTCCCTCCTCGGACTTTTTGGGCAGGCAGGAAGGACCACCGGGGCGCTCCTCGATGTCGTCCAAAAGATCGCGCCGGGCTCCACGGTGGACGCCATCCGGCAGCCCATTGAGGAACTCACCACGTCCGGATCGGCCGGCTTCGCCCTCCTCATCGGCCTTGCCACGGCCCTCTGGTCCGCCTCCGGCTACGTGGGGGCCTTCAGCCGGGCCATGAACCGCGTCTACGAAGTCGACGAGGGACGGGCGTTCCTCAAGCTTCGCGCAACCATGCTTGGAGTCACCGTGCTGGGAATTGCCGTCGTCGCCCTGATCGCCGGCATGCTGGCCATGAGCGGACCTGTGGCGGACGCCGCAGGCACTGCCTTGGGACTCGACGGGGACTTGCTCGCCGTATGGAGCATCGCCAAATGGCCGGTCATCATTCTGCTGGTCATCTCGGTCATCGCGGTCCTCTACTACGCCACGCCGAACGTGAAACAGCCCAGGTTCCGCTGGATGAGCATCGGCTCGTTCATCGCCCTCCTGGTCTTCGTCCTGGCCTCCGTGGCCTTCGCCTTCTACGTGGCCAACTTCAGCAGCTACAACAAGACCTACGGGACAATCGGCGGCGTGATCGTGGCGCTCCTGTGGCTATGGATACTGAACATGTCCCTCCTCTTCGGTGCGGAGTTCGACGCCGAAATGGAACGCGGACGGGAACTCCAGGCAGGAATCGACGCGGAGGAAACCATCCAACTGCGTCCGCGGGGAACCAAGCGCAGCAAGAAGCTGCAGGAGCAGGATGAAGAGGAAATCCGCCGCGGGCAGGCACTCAGCGAACACAACAGCCGCGAAAATATCTGA
- a CDS encoding SDR family oxidoreductase: MAGPGPVLVVGGTGLLGAQVVSELLARGKQVRALVRHGSDAARLETLGATIARGDMMEPASLLRAMDGVDSVVTSAAGYTRHREGDSPLIDTVGNINLVDAASQADIRRFVLTSILTCDQTPDVPHFWHKKLAEDRLEELGVPFVALRPGAFLDQVTRFGGDPFSKGQLTWFGSVSVPLTFVLTRDLAGYLAAAVDANGVDGQRIDIGWDRPVSMEEIAGISARLLGRQVLAIPGTSNTMAKDFKAMMDWFATGRYVADTARQSEVFGPPPTGEDAVARLLSGLGHAV; the protein is encoded by the coding sequence ATGGCTGGCCCCGGACCAGTGCTTGTGGTCGGTGGCACCGGGCTGCTGGGCGCCCAAGTAGTGTCCGAGCTGTTGGCGCGAGGCAAACAAGTCCGAGCCTTGGTGCGCCACGGTTCGGACGCGGCGCGCTTGGAAACCCTTGGGGCCACGATCGCGCGAGGCGACATGATGGAGCCGGCCTCGCTCCTACGGGCCATGGACGGCGTCGATAGCGTGGTCACTTCGGCGGCGGGATACACCCGCCACCGGGAGGGCGACAGCCCCCTCATCGACACCGTGGGCAACATTAATCTCGTCGATGCGGCCAGCCAGGCAGACATTCGGAGATTCGTTCTGACGAGCATCCTCACGTGCGATCAAACCCCGGACGTGCCGCATTTCTGGCACAAGAAACTCGCCGAGGATCGCTTGGAAGAACTCGGGGTTCCTTTCGTGGCCCTACGGCCAGGCGCATTCCTTGACCAGGTCACGCGTTTTGGTGGCGACCCTTTCAGCAAAGGGCAACTCACGTGGTTCGGATCCGTGAGCGTTCCACTGACTTTCGTACTCACCCGTGACCTTGCGGGATACCTTGCAGCAGCAGTGGACGCAAACGGCGTCGACGGGCAACGAATCGACATCGGCTGGGACCGGCCGGTGAGCATGGAGGAAATCGCCGGGATCTCCGCCCGGTTGCTCGGCAGACAGGTTCTGGCCATCCCCGGGACGAGCAACACCATGGCGAAGGACTTCAAGGCCATGATGGACTGGTTCGCAACCGGCCGCTATGTCGCGGATACCGCCAGGCAAAGCGAGGTCTTCGGCCCACCGCCCACCGGGGAGGACGCCGTCGCCCGCTTGCTCTCGGGCCTCGGCCATGCGGTCTGA
- a CDS encoding DUF3618 domain-containing protein, with the protein MSENPDDIRAEIEETRRRLGTNVDAVADKVTPSHVVRRQTDKVRDAVFGARENVMGAAGDVADRGRSAIDDAGTAIADAPRRLSRQTEGNPLAAGLIAFGAGMLLASLAPASEKEKEAAVALKEAAEPLTTELADAAKDVAQGLQEPAQEAVDNVKDAAFEAADHVKEESQAAVSDVTESAAEAKDRIQPS; encoded by the coding sequence ATGAGTGAAAACCCGGACGACATCCGTGCAGAGATTGAAGAAACCCGCAGGCGGCTCGGAACCAATGTCGACGCCGTGGCGGACAAGGTGACGCCGTCGCACGTCGTCCGCCGCCAGACCGACAAGGTCAGGGACGCCGTGTTCGGTGCCAGGGAGAACGTCATGGGTGCTGCAGGCGACGTCGCTGATCGGGGTCGCTCGGCAATCGACGACGCCGGTACGGCGATCGCCGACGCTCCCCGCAGGCTGAGCAGACAGACCGAGGGAAATCCGCTGGCCGCCGGGCTGATAGCCTTTGGCGCCGGAATGCTGTTGGCTTCCCTCGCCCCGGCCAGCGAAAAGGAAAAAGAAGCGGCCGTCGCCCTCAAGGAAGCTGCGGAACCGCTGACCACCGAACTCGCCGACGCTGCGAAGGACGTGGCGCAGGGTCTTCAGGAGCCCGCCCAGGAAGCCGTGGACAACGTGAAGGATGCAGCATTCGAGGCGGCCGACCACGTCAAGGAAGAGAGTCAGGCCGCGGTCTCCGACGTCACGGAAAGTGCGGCGGAAGCAAAGGACAGGATCCAGCCGTCCTGA
- a CDS encoding GatB/YqeY domain-containing protein, protein MSTLKQRLHDDVVVHMKDRNKTALTTVRNVLGEIETREKSGKTPIELDDTQVTALLQKEAAKRRDTARIYTEAGELERAAAEVAEAEVIEAYLPKMLTPDEVEAIVDEAIAALKASGQELTIRQMGVVMKPVTAKVAGRFDGKAVSDIVRTRLA, encoded by the coding sequence ATGAGCACCCTGAAGCAGCGTCTGCACGACGACGTCGTCGTCCACATGAAGGACCGTAACAAGACCGCGCTCACGACGGTCCGCAACGTCTTGGGCGAAATCGAGACGCGTGAGAAGTCGGGCAAGACACCCATCGAGCTGGACGACACCCAGGTGACGGCGTTGCTTCAGAAGGAAGCCGCCAAGCGCCGGGACACGGCCCGCATTTACACTGAGGCTGGCGAACTGGAGCGCGCCGCAGCCGAAGTCGCCGAAGCAGAGGTGATCGAGGCATACCTACCCAAAATGTTGACCCCGGACGAGGTTGAGGCCATCGTTGATGAAGCTATCGCAGCGCTGAAGGCCAGCGGTCAGGAGCTCACGATCAGGCAGATGGGCGTCGTGATGAAACCGGTCACAGCGAAGGTCGCCGGCCGCTTTGACGGCAAAGCCGTCAGCGACATCGTCCGGACCCGACTCGCATAG
- a CDS encoding SRPBCC family protein yields MKKVEETIDVAVPVRAAYEQWTRFESFPRFMSGVESVTRLSDTTNHWVTKVGGVEREFDTEIVDQEPDDRIAWRSIDGKSHAGIIRFSPLDANHTHVKVHFEWAPETLVEKAGAALQVDEMQVTADLNKFKEFIESRGIEGR; encoded by the coding sequence ATGAAAAAGGTTGAAGAGACGATTGACGTAGCTGTACCCGTTCGTGCGGCCTACGAGCAGTGGACCCGGTTCGAGTCGTTTCCCCGATTCATGTCGGGTGTGGAATCCGTTACCCGGCTGAGTGACACAACCAACCATTGGGTCACCAAGGTCGGCGGCGTGGAACGGGAATTCGATACGGAAATAGTCGATCAGGAACCCGACGACCGGATTGCCTGGCGGAGCATTGATGGAAAGTCGCACGCAGGCATCATCAGGTTTTCACCCTTGGACGCCAATCACACGCACGTCAAGGTCCATTTCGAATGGGCACCTGAAACGCTCGTGGAGAAGGCCGGAGCCGCGCTCCAAGTTGACGAGATGCAGGTGACGGCGGACTTGAACAAATTCAAGGAGTTCATCGAGTCTCGTGGAATTGAAGGGCGATAA